A genomic stretch from Microtus pennsylvanicus isolate mMicPen1 chromosome 11, mMicPen1.hap1, whole genome shotgun sequence includes:
- the Septin8 gene encoding septin-8 isoform X10 encodes MNTLFNTTFETEEASHHEECVRLRPQTYDLQESNVHLKLTIVDAVGFGDQINKDDSYRPIVDYIDAQFENYLQEELKIRRSLFDYHDTRIHVCLYFITPTGHSLKSLDLVTMKKLDSKVNIIPIIAKADTISKSELHKFKIKIMGELVSNGVQIYQFPTDDEAVAEINAVMNAHLPFAVVGSTEEVKVGNKLVRARQYPWGVVQVENENHCDFVKLREMLIRVNMEDLREQTHSRHYELYRRCKLEEMGFQDSDGDSQPFSLQETYEAKRKEFLSELQRKEEEMRQMFVNKVKETELELKEKERELHEKFEHLKRIHQEEKRKVEEKRRELEEETNAFNCRKAAMEALQSQALHATSQQPLRKDKDKKNRSDIGAQQSGMSLSSSKVMMTKANVEPLNCSSWWPAIQCCSCLVRDATWREGFL; translated from the exons ATGAATACACTCTTCAACACAACTTTTGAGACCGAGGAAGCCAGTCACCATGAGGAATGTGTACGCCTGCGGCCTCAGACCTACGATCTCCAAGAGAGCAACGTTCATCTCAAACTGACCATCGTGGATGCTGTGGGCTTTGGGGACCAGATCAATAAGGATGACAG TTACAGGCCCATAGTTGACTACATCGATGCGCAGTTTGAAAACTATCTCCAGGAGGAGCTGAAGATCCGCCGTTCCCTCTTTGACTACCATGATACGAGGATCCATGTGTGCCTCTACTTTATCACACCCACCGGGCACTCCTTGAAATCCCTGGATCTGGTGACCATGAAGAAACTAGATAGCAAG GTGAACATAATTCCCATCATTGCCAAGGCCGACACCATCTCCAAGAGCGAGCTccacaagttcaagatcaagatcatGGGTGAGCTGGTCAGCAATGGAGTCCAGATCTACCAGTTCCCCACAGACGACGAGGCTGTTGCAGAGATCAACGCAGTCATGAAT gcacacctGCCTTTTGCTGTGGTGGGCAGCACAGAGGAGGTGAAGGTGGGCAACAAGCTGGTTCGAGCTCGACAGTACCCTTGGGGAGTGGTGCAGG TGGAGAACGAGAACCACTGCGACTTCGTGAAGCTGCGGGAGATGTTGATTCGGGTGAACATGGAGGACCTGCGGGAGCAGACCCACAGTCGGCACTACGAGCTCTACCGACGCTGCAAGTTGGAGGAGATGGGCTTccaggacagtgatggtgacaGCCAGCCCTTCAG CCTCCAAGAGACATACGAGGCCAAGAGGAAGGAGTTCCTGAGTGagctgcagaggaaggaggaagagatgagaCAGATGTTCGTCAACAAAGTGAAGGAGACAGAACTtgagttgaaggagaaagaacgGGAG ctccaTGAGAAGTTTGAGCACCTGAAGCGAATCCACCAGGAGGAGAAGCGCAAGGTGGAGGAGAAGcgcagggagctggaggaggagaccAACGCCTTCAACTGCAGGAAGGCAGCCATGGAGGCCCTGCAGTCTCAGGCCTTGCATGCCACTTCACAGCAGCCCTTGAGGAAAGACAAGGACAAGAAGAA CAGATCAGATATAGGAGCACAGCAGTCGGGCATGAGCCTCTCCAGCTCTAAGGTGATGATGACCAAAGCCAATGTGGAACCCTTGAACTGCAGCAGCTGGTGGCCCGCCATCCAGTGCTGCAGCTGCTTGGTCAGGGACGCGACGTGGAGGGAAGGATTCCTCTGA
- the Septin8 gene encoding septin-8 isoform X5 gives MNAEPEPRSLSLGGHVGFDSLPDQLVSKSVSQGFSFNILCVGETGIGKSTLMNTLFNTTFETEEASHHEECVRLRPQTYDLQESNVHLKLTIVDAVGFGDQINKDDRPIVDYIDAQFENYLQEELKIRRSLFDYHDTRIHVCLYFITPTGHSLKSLDLVTMKKLDSKVNIIPIIAKADTISKSELHKFKIKIMGELVSNGVQIYQFPTDDEAVAEINAVMNAHLPFAVVGSTEEVKVGNKLVRARQYPWGVVQVENENHCDFVKLREMLIRVNMEDLREQTHSRHYELYRRCKLEEMGFQDSDGDSQPFSLQETYEAKRKEFLSELQRKEEEMRQMFVNKVKETELELKEKERELHEKFEHLKRIHQEEKRKVEEKRRELEEETNAFNCRKAAMEALQSQALHATSQQPLRKDKDKKNRSDIGAQQSGMSLSSSKVMMTKANVEPLNCSSWWPAIQCCSCLVRDATWREGFL, from the exons AATGCAGAGCCTGAGCCCCGGAGCCTGTCCCTGGGCGGTCATGTGGGGTTTGACAGCCTCCCTGACCAACTGGTCAGCAAGTCAGTCAGCCAGGGCTTCAGCTTCAACATTCTCTGTGTGG GGGAGACTGGGATCGGCAAGTCCACGCTAATGAATACACTCTTCAACACAACTTTTGAGACCGAGGAAGCCAGTCACCATGAGGAATGTGTACGCCTGCGGCCTCAGACCTACGATCTCCAAGAGAGCAACGTTCATCTCAAACTGACCATCGTGGATGCTGTGGGCTTTGGGGACCAGATCAATAAGGATGACAG GCCCATAGTTGACTACATCGATGCGCAGTTTGAAAACTATCTCCAGGAGGAGCTGAAGATCCGCCGTTCCCTCTTTGACTACCATGATACGAGGATCCATGTGTGCCTCTACTTTATCACACCCACCGGGCACTCCTTGAAATCCCTGGATCTGGTGACCATGAAGAAACTAGATAGCAAG GTGAACATAATTCCCATCATTGCCAAGGCCGACACCATCTCCAAGAGCGAGCTccacaagttcaagatcaagatcatGGGTGAGCTGGTCAGCAATGGAGTCCAGATCTACCAGTTCCCCACAGACGACGAGGCTGTTGCAGAGATCAACGCAGTCATGAAT gcacacctGCCTTTTGCTGTGGTGGGCAGCACAGAGGAGGTGAAGGTGGGCAACAAGCTGGTTCGAGCTCGACAGTACCCTTGGGGAGTGGTGCAGG TGGAGAACGAGAACCACTGCGACTTCGTGAAGCTGCGGGAGATGTTGATTCGGGTGAACATGGAGGACCTGCGGGAGCAGACCCACAGTCGGCACTACGAGCTCTACCGACGCTGCAAGTTGGAGGAGATGGGCTTccaggacagtgatggtgacaGCCAGCCCTTCAG CCTCCAAGAGACATACGAGGCCAAGAGGAAGGAGTTCCTGAGTGagctgcagaggaaggaggaagagatgagaCAGATGTTCGTCAACAAAGTGAAGGAGACAGAACTtgagttgaaggagaaagaacgGGAG ctccaTGAGAAGTTTGAGCACCTGAAGCGAATCCACCAGGAGGAGAAGCGCAAGGTGGAGGAGAAGcgcagggagctggaggaggagaccAACGCCTTCAACTGCAGGAAGGCAGCCATGGAGGCCCTGCAGTCTCAGGCCTTGCATGCCACTTCACAGCAGCCCTTGAGGAAAGACAAGGACAAGAAGAA CAGATCAGATATAGGAGCACAGCAGTCGGGCATGAGCCTCTCCAGCTCTAAGGTGATGATGACCAAAGCCAATGTGGAACCCTTGAACTGCAGCAGCTGGTGGCCCGCCATCCAGTGCTGCAGCTGCTTGGTCAGGGACGCGACGTGGAGGGAAGGATTCCTCTGA
- the Septin8 gene encoding septin-8 isoform X4 gives MNAEPEPRSLSLGGHVGFDSLPDQLVSKSVSQGFSFNILCVGETGIGKSTLMNTLFNTTFETEEASHHEECVRLRPQTYDLQESNVHLKLTIVDAVGFGDQINKDDSYRPIVDYIDAQFENYLQEELKIRRSLFDYHDTRIHVCLYFITPTGHSLKSLDLVTMKKLDSKVNIIPIIAKADTISKSELHKFKIKIMGELVSNGVQIYQFPTDDEAVAEINAVMNAHLPFAVVGSTEEVKVGNKLVRARQYPWGVVQVENENHCDFVKLREMLIRVNMEDLREQTHSRHYELYRRCKLEEMGFQDSDGDSQPFSLQETYEAKRKEFLSELQRKEEEMRQMFVNKVKETELELKEKERELHEKFEHLKRIHQEEKRKVEEKRRELEEETNAFNCRKAAMEALQSQALHATSQQPLRKDKDKKNRSDIGAQQSGMSLSSSKVMMTKANVEPLNCSSWWPAIQCCSCLVRDATWREGFL, from the exons AATGCAGAGCCTGAGCCCCGGAGCCTGTCCCTGGGCGGTCATGTGGGGTTTGACAGCCTCCCTGACCAACTGGTCAGCAAGTCAGTCAGCCAGGGCTTCAGCTTCAACATTCTCTGTGTGG GGGAGACTGGGATCGGCAAGTCCACGCTAATGAATACACTCTTCAACACAACTTTTGAGACCGAGGAAGCCAGTCACCATGAGGAATGTGTACGCCTGCGGCCTCAGACCTACGATCTCCAAGAGAGCAACGTTCATCTCAAACTGACCATCGTGGATGCTGTGGGCTTTGGGGACCAGATCAATAAGGATGACAG TTACAGGCCCATAGTTGACTACATCGATGCGCAGTTTGAAAACTATCTCCAGGAGGAGCTGAAGATCCGCCGTTCCCTCTTTGACTACCATGATACGAGGATCCATGTGTGCCTCTACTTTATCACACCCACCGGGCACTCCTTGAAATCCCTGGATCTGGTGACCATGAAGAAACTAGATAGCAAG GTGAACATAATTCCCATCATTGCCAAGGCCGACACCATCTCCAAGAGCGAGCTccacaagttcaagatcaagatcatGGGTGAGCTGGTCAGCAATGGAGTCCAGATCTACCAGTTCCCCACAGACGACGAGGCTGTTGCAGAGATCAACGCAGTCATGAAT gcacacctGCCTTTTGCTGTGGTGGGCAGCACAGAGGAGGTGAAGGTGGGCAACAAGCTGGTTCGAGCTCGACAGTACCCTTGGGGAGTGGTGCAGG TGGAGAACGAGAACCACTGCGACTTCGTGAAGCTGCGGGAGATGTTGATTCGGGTGAACATGGAGGACCTGCGGGAGCAGACCCACAGTCGGCACTACGAGCTCTACCGACGCTGCAAGTTGGAGGAGATGGGCTTccaggacagtgatggtgacaGCCAGCCCTTCAG CCTCCAAGAGACATACGAGGCCAAGAGGAAGGAGTTCCTGAGTGagctgcagaggaaggaggaagagatgagaCAGATGTTCGTCAACAAAGTGAAGGAGACAGAACTtgagttgaaggagaaagaacgGGAG ctccaTGAGAAGTTTGAGCACCTGAAGCGAATCCACCAGGAGGAGAAGCGCAAGGTGGAGGAGAAGcgcagggagctggaggaggagaccAACGCCTTCAACTGCAGGAAGGCAGCCATGGAGGCCCTGCAGTCTCAGGCCTTGCATGCCACTTCACAGCAGCCCTTGAGGAAAGACAAGGACAAGAAGAA CAGATCAGATATAGGAGCACAGCAGTCGGGCATGAGCCTCTCCAGCTCTAAGGTGATGATGACCAAAGCCAATGTGGAACCCTTGAACTGCAGCAGCTGGTGGCCCGCCATCCAGTGCTGCAGCTGCTTGGTCAGGGACGCGACGTGGAGGGAAGGATTCCTCTGA
- the Septin8 gene encoding septin-8 isoform X3, whose product MAATDLERISNAEPEPRSLSLGGHVGFDSLPDQLVSKSVSQGFSFNILCVGETGIGKSTLMNTLFNTTFETEEASHHEECVRLRPQTYDLQESNVHLKLTIVDAVGFGDQINKDDRPIVDYIDAQFENYLQEELKIRRSLFDYHDTRIHVCLYFITPTGHSLKSLDLVTMKKLDSKVNIIPIIAKADTISKSELHKFKIKIMGELVSNGVQIYQFPTDDEAVAEINAVMNAHLPFAVVGSTEEVKVGNKLVRARQYPWGVVQVENENHCDFVKLREMLIRVNMEDLREQTHSRHYELYRRCKLEEMGFQDSDGDSQPFSLQETYEAKRKEFLSELQRKEEEMRQMFVNKVKETELELKEKERELHEKFEHLKRIHQEEKRKVEEKRRELEEETNAFNCRKAAMEALQSQALHATSQQPLRKDKDKKNRSDIGAQQSGMSLSSSKVMMTKANVEPLNCSSWWPAIQCCSCLVRDATWREGFL is encoded by the exons AATGCAGAGCCTGAGCCCCGGAGCCTGTCCCTGGGCGGTCATGTGGGGTTTGACAGCCTCCCTGACCAACTGGTCAGCAAGTCAGTCAGCCAGGGCTTCAGCTTCAACATTCTCTGTGTGG GGGAGACTGGGATCGGCAAGTCCACGCTAATGAATACACTCTTCAACACAACTTTTGAGACCGAGGAAGCCAGTCACCATGAGGAATGTGTACGCCTGCGGCCTCAGACCTACGATCTCCAAGAGAGCAACGTTCATCTCAAACTGACCATCGTGGATGCTGTGGGCTTTGGGGACCAGATCAATAAGGATGACAG GCCCATAGTTGACTACATCGATGCGCAGTTTGAAAACTATCTCCAGGAGGAGCTGAAGATCCGCCGTTCCCTCTTTGACTACCATGATACGAGGATCCATGTGTGCCTCTACTTTATCACACCCACCGGGCACTCCTTGAAATCCCTGGATCTGGTGACCATGAAGAAACTAGATAGCAAG GTGAACATAATTCCCATCATTGCCAAGGCCGACACCATCTCCAAGAGCGAGCTccacaagttcaagatcaagatcatGGGTGAGCTGGTCAGCAATGGAGTCCAGATCTACCAGTTCCCCACAGACGACGAGGCTGTTGCAGAGATCAACGCAGTCATGAAT gcacacctGCCTTTTGCTGTGGTGGGCAGCACAGAGGAGGTGAAGGTGGGCAACAAGCTGGTTCGAGCTCGACAGTACCCTTGGGGAGTGGTGCAGG TGGAGAACGAGAACCACTGCGACTTCGTGAAGCTGCGGGAGATGTTGATTCGGGTGAACATGGAGGACCTGCGGGAGCAGACCCACAGTCGGCACTACGAGCTCTACCGACGCTGCAAGTTGGAGGAGATGGGCTTccaggacagtgatggtgacaGCCAGCCCTTCAG CCTCCAAGAGACATACGAGGCCAAGAGGAAGGAGTTCCTGAGTGagctgcagaggaaggaggaagagatgagaCAGATGTTCGTCAACAAAGTGAAGGAGACAGAACTtgagttgaaggagaaagaacgGGAG ctccaTGAGAAGTTTGAGCACCTGAAGCGAATCCACCAGGAGGAGAAGCGCAAGGTGGAGGAGAAGcgcagggagctggaggaggagaccAACGCCTTCAACTGCAGGAAGGCAGCCATGGAGGCCCTGCAGTCTCAGGCCTTGCATGCCACTTCACAGCAGCCCTTGAGGAAAGACAAGGACAAGAAGAA CAGATCAGATATAGGAGCACAGCAGTCGGGCATGAGCCTCTCCAGCTCTAAGGTGATGATGACCAAAGCCAATGTGGAACCCTTGAACTGCAGCAGCTGGTGGCCCGCCATCCAGTGCTGCAGCTGCTTGGTCAGGGACGCGACGTGGAGGGAAGGATTCCTCTGA
- the Septin8 gene encoding septin-8 isoform X2, whose product MAATDLERISNAEPEPRSLSLGGHVGFDSLPDQLVSKSVSQGFSFNILCVGETGIGKSTLMNTLFNTTFETEEASHHEECVRLRPQTYDLQESNVHLKLTIVDAVGFGDQINKDDSYRPIVDYIDAQFENYLQEELKIRRSLFDYHDTRIHVCLYFITPTGHSLKSLDLVTMKKLDSKVNIIPIIAKADTISKSELHKFKIKIMGELVSNGVQIYQFPTDDEAVAEINAVMNAHLPFAVVGSTEEVKVGNKLVRARQYPWGVVQVENENHCDFVKLREMLIRVNMEDLREQTHSRHYELYRRCKLEEMGFQDSDGDSQPFSLQETYEAKRKEFLSELQRKEEEMRQMFVNKVKETELELKEKERELHEKFEHLKRIHQEEKRKVEEKRRELEEETNAFNCRKAAMEALQSQALHATSQQPLRKDKDKKKSDIGAQQSGMSLSSSKVMMTKANVEPLNCSSWWPAIQCCSCLVRDATWREGFL is encoded by the exons AATGCAGAGCCTGAGCCCCGGAGCCTGTCCCTGGGCGGTCATGTGGGGTTTGACAGCCTCCCTGACCAACTGGTCAGCAAGTCAGTCAGCCAGGGCTTCAGCTTCAACATTCTCTGTGTGG GGGAGACTGGGATCGGCAAGTCCACGCTAATGAATACACTCTTCAACACAACTTTTGAGACCGAGGAAGCCAGTCACCATGAGGAATGTGTACGCCTGCGGCCTCAGACCTACGATCTCCAAGAGAGCAACGTTCATCTCAAACTGACCATCGTGGATGCTGTGGGCTTTGGGGACCAGATCAATAAGGATGACAG TTACAGGCCCATAGTTGACTACATCGATGCGCAGTTTGAAAACTATCTCCAGGAGGAGCTGAAGATCCGCCGTTCCCTCTTTGACTACCATGATACGAGGATCCATGTGTGCCTCTACTTTATCACACCCACCGGGCACTCCTTGAAATCCCTGGATCTGGTGACCATGAAGAAACTAGATAGCAAG GTGAACATAATTCCCATCATTGCCAAGGCCGACACCATCTCCAAGAGCGAGCTccacaagttcaagatcaagatcatGGGTGAGCTGGTCAGCAATGGAGTCCAGATCTACCAGTTCCCCACAGACGACGAGGCTGTTGCAGAGATCAACGCAGTCATGAAT gcacacctGCCTTTTGCTGTGGTGGGCAGCACAGAGGAGGTGAAGGTGGGCAACAAGCTGGTTCGAGCTCGACAGTACCCTTGGGGAGTGGTGCAGG TGGAGAACGAGAACCACTGCGACTTCGTGAAGCTGCGGGAGATGTTGATTCGGGTGAACATGGAGGACCTGCGGGAGCAGACCCACAGTCGGCACTACGAGCTCTACCGACGCTGCAAGTTGGAGGAGATGGGCTTccaggacagtgatggtgacaGCCAGCCCTTCAG CCTCCAAGAGACATACGAGGCCAAGAGGAAGGAGTTCCTGAGTGagctgcagaggaaggaggaagagatgagaCAGATGTTCGTCAACAAAGTGAAGGAGACAGAACTtgagttgaaggagaaagaacgGGAG ctccaTGAGAAGTTTGAGCACCTGAAGCGAATCCACCAGGAGGAGAAGCGCAAGGTGGAGGAGAAGcgcagggagctggaggaggagaccAACGCCTTCAACTGCAGGAAGGCAGCCATGGAGGCCCTGCAGTCTCAGGCCTTGCATGCCACTTCACAGCAGCCCTTGAGGAAAGACAAGGACAAGAAGAA ATCAGATATAGGAGCACAGCAGTCGGGCATGAGCCTCTCCAGCTCTAAGGTGATGATGACCAAAGCCAATGTGGAACCCTTGAACTGCAGCAGCTGGTGGCCCGCCATCCAGTGCTGCAGCTGCTTGGTCAGGGACGCGACGTGGAGGGAAGGATTCCTCTGA
- the Septin8 gene encoding septin-8 isoform X1: MAATDLERISNAEPEPRSLSLGGHVGFDSLPDQLVSKSVSQGFSFNILCVGETGIGKSTLMNTLFNTTFETEEASHHEECVRLRPQTYDLQESNVHLKLTIVDAVGFGDQINKDDSYRPIVDYIDAQFENYLQEELKIRRSLFDYHDTRIHVCLYFITPTGHSLKSLDLVTMKKLDSKVNIIPIIAKADTISKSELHKFKIKIMGELVSNGVQIYQFPTDDEAVAEINAVMNAHLPFAVVGSTEEVKVGNKLVRARQYPWGVVQVENENHCDFVKLREMLIRVNMEDLREQTHSRHYELYRRCKLEEMGFQDSDGDSQPFSLQETYEAKRKEFLSELQRKEEEMRQMFVNKVKETELELKEKERELHEKFEHLKRIHQEEKRKVEEKRRELEEETNAFNCRKAAMEALQSQALHATSQQPLRKDKDKKNRSDIGAQQSGMSLSSSKVMMTKANVEPLNCSSWWPAIQCCSCLVRDATWREGFL; encoded by the exons AATGCAGAGCCTGAGCCCCGGAGCCTGTCCCTGGGCGGTCATGTGGGGTTTGACAGCCTCCCTGACCAACTGGTCAGCAAGTCAGTCAGCCAGGGCTTCAGCTTCAACATTCTCTGTGTGG GGGAGACTGGGATCGGCAAGTCCACGCTAATGAATACACTCTTCAACACAACTTTTGAGACCGAGGAAGCCAGTCACCATGAGGAATGTGTACGCCTGCGGCCTCAGACCTACGATCTCCAAGAGAGCAACGTTCATCTCAAACTGACCATCGTGGATGCTGTGGGCTTTGGGGACCAGATCAATAAGGATGACAG TTACAGGCCCATAGTTGACTACATCGATGCGCAGTTTGAAAACTATCTCCAGGAGGAGCTGAAGATCCGCCGTTCCCTCTTTGACTACCATGATACGAGGATCCATGTGTGCCTCTACTTTATCACACCCACCGGGCACTCCTTGAAATCCCTGGATCTGGTGACCATGAAGAAACTAGATAGCAAG GTGAACATAATTCCCATCATTGCCAAGGCCGACACCATCTCCAAGAGCGAGCTccacaagttcaagatcaagatcatGGGTGAGCTGGTCAGCAATGGAGTCCAGATCTACCAGTTCCCCACAGACGACGAGGCTGTTGCAGAGATCAACGCAGTCATGAAT gcacacctGCCTTTTGCTGTGGTGGGCAGCACAGAGGAGGTGAAGGTGGGCAACAAGCTGGTTCGAGCTCGACAGTACCCTTGGGGAGTGGTGCAGG TGGAGAACGAGAACCACTGCGACTTCGTGAAGCTGCGGGAGATGTTGATTCGGGTGAACATGGAGGACCTGCGGGAGCAGACCCACAGTCGGCACTACGAGCTCTACCGACGCTGCAAGTTGGAGGAGATGGGCTTccaggacagtgatggtgacaGCCAGCCCTTCAG CCTCCAAGAGACATACGAGGCCAAGAGGAAGGAGTTCCTGAGTGagctgcagaggaaggaggaagagatgagaCAGATGTTCGTCAACAAAGTGAAGGAGACAGAACTtgagttgaaggagaaagaacgGGAG ctccaTGAGAAGTTTGAGCACCTGAAGCGAATCCACCAGGAGGAGAAGCGCAAGGTGGAGGAGAAGcgcagggagctggaggaggagaccAACGCCTTCAACTGCAGGAAGGCAGCCATGGAGGCCCTGCAGTCTCAGGCCTTGCATGCCACTTCACAGCAGCCCTTGAGGAAAGACAAGGACAAGAAGAA CAGATCAGATATAGGAGCACAGCAGTCGGGCATGAGCCTCTCCAGCTCTAAGGTGATGATGACCAAAGCCAATGTGGAACCCTTGAACTGCAGCAGCTGGTGGCCCGCCATCCAGTGCTGCAGCTGCTTGGTCAGGGACGCGACGTGGAGGGAAGGATTCCTCTGA
- the Septin8 gene encoding septin-8 isoform X6, with translation MAATDLERISNAEPEPRSLSLGGHVGFDSLPDQLVSKSVSQGFSFNILCVGETGIGKSTLMNTLFNTTFETEEASHHEECVRLRPQTYDLQESNVHLKLTIVDAVGFGDQINKDDSYRPIVDYIDAQFENYLQEELKIRRSLFDYHDTRIHVCLYFITPTGHSLKSLDLVTMKKLDSKVNIIPIIAKADTISKSELHKFKIKIMGELVSNGVQIYQFPTDDEAVAEINAVMNAHLPFAVVGSTEEVKVGNKLVRARQYPWGVVQVENENHCDFVKLREMLIRVNMEDLREQTHSRHYELYRRCKLEEMGFQDSDGDSQPFSLQETYEAKRKEFLSELQRKEEEMRQMFVNKVKETELELKEKERELHEKFEHLKRIHQEEKRKVEEKRRELEEETNAFNCRKAAMEALQSQALHATSQQPLRKDKDKKKAGGWSSIYSVTIP, from the exons AATGCAGAGCCTGAGCCCCGGAGCCTGTCCCTGGGCGGTCATGTGGGGTTTGACAGCCTCCCTGACCAACTGGTCAGCAAGTCAGTCAGCCAGGGCTTCAGCTTCAACATTCTCTGTGTGG GGGAGACTGGGATCGGCAAGTCCACGCTAATGAATACACTCTTCAACACAACTTTTGAGACCGAGGAAGCCAGTCACCATGAGGAATGTGTACGCCTGCGGCCTCAGACCTACGATCTCCAAGAGAGCAACGTTCATCTCAAACTGACCATCGTGGATGCTGTGGGCTTTGGGGACCAGATCAATAAGGATGACAG TTACAGGCCCATAGTTGACTACATCGATGCGCAGTTTGAAAACTATCTCCAGGAGGAGCTGAAGATCCGCCGTTCCCTCTTTGACTACCATGATACGAGGATCCATGTGTGCCTCTACTTTATCACACCCACCGGGCACTCCTTGAAATCCCTGGATCTGGTGACCATGAAGAAACTAGATAGCAAG GTGAACATAATTCCCATCATTGCCAAGGCCGACACCATCTCCAAGAGCGAGCTccacaagttcaagatcaagatcatGGGTGAGCTGGTCAGCAATGGAGTCCAGATCTACCAGTTCCCCACAGACGACGAGGCTGTTGCAGAGATCAACGCAGTCATGAAT gcacacctGCCTTTTGCTGTGGTGGGCAGCACAGAGGAGGTGAAGGTGGGCAACAAGCTGGTTCGAGCTCGACAGTACCCTTGGGGAGTGGTGCAGG TGGAGAACGAGAACCACTGCGACTTCGTGAAGCTGCGGGAGATGTTGATTCGGGTGAACATGGAGGACCTGCGGGAGCAGACCCACAGTCGGCACTACGAGCTCTACCGACGCTGCAAGTTGGAGGAGATGGGCTTccaggacagtgatggtgacaGCCAGCCCTTCAG CCTCCAAGAGACATACGAGGCCAAGAGGAAGGAGTTCCTGAGTGagctgcagaggaaggaggaagagatgagaCAGATGTTCGTCAACAAAGTGAAGGAGACAGAACTtgagttgaaggagaaagaacgGGAG ctccaTGAGAAGTTTGAGCACCTGAAGCGAATCCACCAGGAGGAGAAGCGCAAGGTGGAGGAGAAGcgcagggagctggaggaggagaccAACGCCTTCAACTGCAGGAAGGCAGCCATGGAGGCCCTGCAGTCTCAGGCCTTGCATGCCACTTCACAGCAGCCCTTGAGGAAAGACAAGGACAAGAAGAA AGCCGGTGGCTGGTCTTCCATTTACAGTGTCACTATTCCCTGA